Part of the Limibacillus sp. genome is shown below.
AAGATCCCAAGCGTGGTCGCGACCACCGAGGTCACGGCGCCCACCTTGATGGAGTTCCAGAGCGCCTGGTGCATCTTCTCGTCGTAGAACATCTGCTCGTACCACTTGGTGGTGAAGCCCTTCAGCGGGAAGGTCACGTGCAGCGCGTCGTTGAAGGAGAAGAGCGGCAGGAAGAGGACGGGAATGTACAGGAACGCGAGATAGAGGATCGCGTAGCCCGCCAGCAGCCGGCTCGGATTGCCGAAATTGTTGGGCCGGCTCATGCGATCCTCCCGACCAGCTTGCGGGTGATCCAGACATAGACGAGCGCGATCAGGGTCACGATGATCATCATGCTGACCGCGAGCGCCGAGCCCAACGGCCAGTTGTTCATCTTGCCGAACATCGCCTGGATCAGGTTCGCCATCATCAGGCCGTCGGGCCCGCCGACCAGGGCCGGAGTCACATAGTCCCCGACCGTCGGGATGAAGATCAGCAGCATGGCCGCGATCACCCCGGGCAGGGAGAGCGGCAGGGTCACGCGGAAGAAGCTGCGCACCGGCCCGTCGCCGAGATCGGCCGCCGCCTCCAGCAGGGACCGGTCGATCTTCTCCAGCGAGACGTAGATCGGCAGGATCGCGAAAGCCGCCCAGGCGTGGGCGAGCGTGATCACCACCGCCGTCGGGCTGTAGATCAGGAATTCCAAGGGTTGCTCGATCAGGCCCACGGACATCAGCCCGGTGTTGAGCACGCCGTTGAAGCCCAGGATCACCTTCCAGGCGAAGACCCGCAGCAGATAGCTGGTCCAGAAGGGCAGGGTCATGAGGATGATCCAGAGCAGCTTGCGCCGGTGGACGTGGAAGGCGACGTAGTAGGCCATGGGATAGGAAATCAGCACCGTCGCGACCGCGCAGAAACCCGAGATGATGAGCGAGCGGATCAGAAGCGCCTGGAAGATCGGCTTTTCCGCGACGCTCACATAGTTATCGAGAGAGAAGGTGGTGGAGATGTCGAAGCCGCTTTGCGTCCAGAAACTCATCAGGACCATGATCCCAAAGGGGATGCAAAGCATGGTCGCCATGACCAGCAAGGTCGGCGAGAGCAGCGTATAGCCCCGCATGGCTTCGCTGCGGGAATAGAAGCGGCGAATGCGCTCTCCGAAGGATGGTCTTTGATCAGGCTGCGTGCCGGCCAGGGCGGCACTGTCACTCATCGGCATCGATGCTCGTTTCCGGATTGCAACGCTGTTCCAACGGCGCTCGGAAGAGCGCGAGGGAGTAAAGCGGCTCCTTCAGGGACCAGCACAGAGGCCCGCCCGGCTTGCCTTGTCGGGAAGCGGGCGGGCCTGCTGCGATGGAACGATCGAATCAGGGCCGCTCTCTTAGAAGCCGGCCTTGATCTGTTCGAACTCGGAGTTGATCGCCGTCTCGAACTCCTGAGTCTGCGGCACCTGGAACTTCCCGGCGTTTAGGATCTCGCTGGGGTTGCTGCTCAGACCCAAGGCGTCCAGTTCTTCGGTCGTGAACTGATCGAAGGACTTGGCGTTGGAATGGCCGTAGCCGTTCACTTCGATCAGCCACTTACCGGCCTCGACGCTCAGCAGGGCGTCAACGAGATCATGCGCGCGGTCGGGATGCGGAGCGTCCTTGTGCATCATCGCACCACAAACCCAGGTGAGGGCGCCTTCCTTCGGGTTCGCGAACTTCACCGGCACACCCTCGGACTTCAGCAGCACTGCCGAGGAGTCCCAGGTCATGGCCGCAACCAGTTCGCCGGAAGCAAGAGCCTGCTCCAACGTCGTGGTGTCGTCGGTGTAGGTGCGCACCAGAGCGCGCTGTTCGCGCAGCGCGGCGGCGACCTTCTTGAAGCTCTCGTCGGTCGCGATGTTGGAGAAGTCGATACCTTCGCGAATCGCAGCGCACCACCAGGAGTCACCCGCTGAGGCTAAGATGCCGATGCGGCCCTCGTAGCGCTTGTCCCAGAGCATGTCCCAGGACTCGGGCCCTTCGAGGTCGAACAGGTCGGTGCGGTAGGTGATCGAGGTGCGGCCCCAATCGACCGGCGCCATATAGGGCGCGCCATCTGCCATGTTGCCCTCGAGGTTGTAGAGCTCGGGCATAACGTCCGGCCAGTTCGACAGCTTGCTGGTATCAAGCGTGCGGAACAGGTCGGTGGCGACCCAGCGCGGAACGGCCTGGTTGCAGGGGTGCGACACGTCGACGACATAGCCTGCGCGCATCTTGGTCAAGGCCTCTTCCGACCCACCGAAGGTCGCGAAGTTCGGCGGTTCGCCATACTTGTCGATATAGGGCTTGACGAAGGCATTGTCGTCGTATCCGCCCCAGGTAAAGAAGGTCGCCTGATCCTCCGGCGCGGCAAGCGCCTTGCGCGAGGCAAGCGGGCTCATCACCAAGCTCACGCCGACCGCGGAGAGCAGGCCGCTGAACTCGCGGCGGCTGAGCTCGCGGTTACGAATGGCTTTCAGCTCTTTCTTGATGTCCATGTCTTATGTGACTCCCTGTCCGACTTGAACCGATCCTGGCGCTTTCCCGATCACTCAAGGTCCAGATCGATTGCGTTTGCGACTGCGGCTTTGGCTGAGGTTTCTAAGAGCCCTTTCTCCATCCGCACCTCAAAAGTATTTAAAAGTCTCATTAGAGCGCGCTCTGCTGTCAAGGTGTCTGAGCGAGCCCCATGGACCCCTTTAATCAGTAAGGGGAAACGCTTCGCTGATCAAATGTTTAATCAATCACCAAGTCAGATAAACGCCCATTAAGCAAATTAACCCATTGATTTCCCCGAAAAGTGCCGCGTGTTATCGCATTGCCGTGCTACGCCCTATGATCGTTAGCCGTCACAGGGATAGAGCTGGGAAAGGGCCTCGGCGAGCGCTTCCGGCGCGGGTTGGATTCGCCCGATAGGATGATCAGCGAGCCAGGCCGAGGCGGCCTCCAATGCTTCCCGCCGCGTCACCTCGCGTGAAAGGCACCACTGCAGCCCGGCGAGAAAGCCGCGTCCCGCATCTTCCTCCGTGATGCGGCACTTGCTGGTGGAGCAGCCCGAGCGGAGATAGAGCATCTCCGTGTGGGCGGCATCGAGCAGGGCGGAAAAGTAGCTCTCACAGTGGCGGGCGTCTTCACTGCCCGCTGGCGCTTTGCAGCTTTCCAGGAAGTCGCCGCCGGAATAGGCAGAGGTCGGGGCCGGGTAGCCAAGGGCCAGGGGCGCGAGGCCGAGGGCGCAGATCAGGAGCGCGCTTTGCAGGAAACGCGGCATCAGGCCGCTCCTCCGGCAGCGCGGGCCGCCAGGGAACCGGCAAAGGCCGTTAGGCGGCGGCAGGCCTCCTCGAAGAGCGCATCCTCGACGGTGAGCGCGATGCGCAGCCAGCCCGCCAAGCCCTCGCCAAAGGACTCGCCGGGCATGACGGCGACCCCGGTTTCTTCCAGGAGCGCAAAGGCGAAGCTCTCTCCATCCATGCCGAGGGCGGAGACCTCGACCAGGGCGAACATGCCGCCATCCGGAGTATGGCATTGCAAGAGGCCGGATCCGCGTGCGGCCTCGGCGAGCTTGAGCGCGCGGGCCTTGTAGCGACGCTTCATGCCGGGCGCGACCGCGGAGGGCCTCGAGACGGCCTGCACCGTCATGTCCGCGATGAAGGGCTGGTTGCCGAACAGCAGAACTTCGGAGAGCGGCAGGACACGCTCGCAAAGCTCTTCCGGCCCGATGCACCAGCCGCTGCGAAACCCGGGCGCGGCATGCGACTTGGATATGGAGGAGACCACCACGACGCGGTCCGCCAGCCAGGGCTCGAACAGCGGGGAGTGGAACTGCGCGCCCTCGAAGGTCAGTTCCTCGTAGACCTCGTCCACCACCAGCCAGAGGTCATGCGCCACCGCCAGGCGGCCGATCTCCCGGATGTCTTCCGCCGTCAGCACCGCGCCGGTCGGATTGTGCGGCGTGTTGAGCAGGACCGCGCGGCTCTTCGGGGTGATGCGCGCGGCCAGCGCCCCGGCGTCCATGCGGAAACCCCGCTCGCGCGACAAGGGGACCGGGACCATTTTCGCGCCCGCCGCCGTTATGACGCCTTCGTAGGTCGCGTACATGGGATCGCCCACCAGGACCTCGCAGCTTTCGTCGGCGAGCGTGGCCATGACGGCGAAGAGGGCGGTCTGGGTTCCGGGAAAGCACAGGATCTGGCTGGGTGAGAAGGCGCGTCCGCAACTGCGGCCATAGCGCTCGGCCAGCGCCTGGCGGAGAGTGGGCTCCCCGGCGCCGCTGGAATAACAGGTGCGGCCAGCCCGCATGGCGGCGGCCGCGGCTTCCACCAGATCCGGCGGCGTGGGCACGTCCGGCTCGCCGATGGTCAGCCAGATCACATCGCGCCCGGCGTCCTCCAGCCGGTGCGCCTGTGCGTGCACGGCCCACTTGGAGCCGCCGAGGCTGGCCAGGCTGTCGCTGACCGCCGCATAGCGCCCTGCGCTGTCCGGCTGCTTTGAGAGGGGCTGCTTCATGTGGGGGCTCCGACGGGTTACTGGCTCGCGGGGATCATATCCGCGTCCCGCTGGGCAAACCAAGCCCGGCCATTCAAGAAATCAGAGCGTCCTGTCCGCGCTTATAGAGCTGATTGGCGATGATCACGCGCTGGATCTCGCTGGTCCCCTCCCAGATGCGGTCGACCCGCAGCTCCCGGAAGTAGCGCTCCGCCACGTTCTCGCGCATGTAGCCGCGCCCTCCGAAGATCTGCACCGCGCGGTCGGCCACGCGGTTCGCCATCTCTGAGGCGTAGAGCTT
Proteins encoded:
- a CDS encoding ABC transporter permease produces the protein MSDSAALAGTQPDQRPSFGERIRRFYSRSEAMRGYTLLSPTLLVMATMLCIPFGIMVLMSFWTQSGFDISTTFSLDNYVSVAEKPIFQALLIRSLIISGFCAVATVLISYPMAYYVAFHVHRRKLLWIILMTLPFWTSYLLRVFAWKVILGFNGVLNTGLMSVGLIEQPLEFLIYSPTAVVITLAHAWAAFAILPIYVSLEKIDRSLLEAAADLGDGPVRSFFRVTLPLSLPGVIAAMLLIFIPTVGDYVTPALVGGPDGLMMANLIQAMFGKMNNWPLGSALAVSMMIIVTLIALVYVWITRKLVGRIA
- a CDS encoding extracellular solute-binding protein — encoded protein: MDIKKELKAIRNRELSRREFSGLLSAVGVSLVMSPLASRKALAAPEDQATFFTWGGYDDNAFVKPYIDKYGEPPNFATFGGSEEALTKMRAGYVVDVSHPCNQAVPRWVATDLFRTLDTSKLSNWPDVMPELYNLEGNMADGAPYMAPVDWGRTSITYRTDLFDLEGPESWDMLWDKRYEGRIGILASAGDSWWCAAIREGIDFSNIATDESFKKVAAALREQRALVRTYTDDTTTLEQALASGELVAAMTWDSSAVLLKSEGVPVKFANPKEGALTWVCGAMMHKDAPHPDRAHDLVDALLSVEAGKWLIEVNGYGHSNAKSFDQFTTEELDALGLSSNPSEILNAGKFQVPQTQEFETAINSEFEQIKAGF
- a CDS encoding Rap1a/Tai family immunity protein, whose product is MPRFLQSALLICALGLAPLALGYPAPTSAYSGGDFLESCKAPAGSEDARHCESYFSALLDAAHTEMLYLRSGCSTSKCRITEEDAGRGFLAGLQWCLSREVTRREALEAASAWLADHPIGRIQPAPEALAEALSQLYPCDG
- a CDS encoding pyridoxal phosphate-dependent aminotransferase, producing the protein MKQPLSKQPDSAGRYAAVSDSLASLGGSKWAVHAQAHRLEDAGRDVIWLTIGEPDVPTPPDLVEAAAAAMRAGRTCYSSGAGEPTLRQALAERYGRSCGRAFSPSQILCFPGTQTALFAVMATLADESCEVLVGDPMYATYEGVITAAGAKMVPVPLSRERGFRMDAGALAARITPKSRAVLLNTPHNPTGAVLTAEDIREIGRLAVAHDLWLVVDEVYEELTFEGAQFHSPLFEPWLADRVVVVSSISKSHAAPGFRSGWCIGPEELCERVLPLSEVLLFGNQPFIADMTVQAVSRPSAVAPGMKRRYKARALKLAEAARGSGLLQCHTPDGGMFALVEVSALGMDGESFAFALLEETGVAVMPGESFGEGLAGWLRIALTVEDALFEEACRRLTAFAGSLAARAAGGAA